The following proteins are encoded in a genomic region of Hyalangium minutum:
- a CDS encoding FKBP-type peptidyl-prolyl cis-trans isomerase, whose amino-acid sequence MRKMWVLTMGLALAGCQKPADNKAPEGTSGATGTNAAAGSPANPQTDDQKTLYALGLSIGRSVGMFNLTPEELEFVKAGITAQVKGEKTAVDIQEYGPKIQTLAMSRQSAKSAGEKEKGKAFLEQAAKEEGAQKTESGMVYKETQAGTGAQPKSSDIVKVHYRGTLTDGKEFDSSFKRGEPATFPLNGVIRCWTEGVQKMKVGGKARLVCPSELAYGDRGAPPDIPGGATLVFEVELLDVTPGMAPPTPVIPQNTPGVPPPGKSATPPTGLGAKMSQPKQETPPPTK is encoded by the coding sequence ATGCGGAAAATGTGGGTACTGACTATGGGGCTGGCGCTGGCCGGCTGCCAGAAGCCAGCTGATAACAAGGCCCCCGAGGGCACCTCGGGCGCCACCGGCACCAACGCGGCCGCGGGTTCTCCCGCCAACCCGCAGACCGACGACCAGAAGACGCTCTATGCGCTCGGCCTCTCCATCGGCCGCAGCGTGGGCATGTTCAACCTCACGCCCGAGGAGCTCGAGTTCGTCAAGGCCGGCATCACCGCCCAGGTGAAGGGCGAGAAGACCGCCGTCGACATCCAGGAGTACGGCCCCAAGATTCAGACCCTGGCCATGTCCCGCCAGTCCGCCAAGTCCGCCGGCGAGAAGGAGAAGGGCAAGGCCTTCCTGGAGCAGGCCGCCAAGGAAGAGGGCGCCCAGAAGACCGAGTCCGGCATGGTCTACAAGGAGACCCAGGCCGGCACCGGCGCCCAGCCCAAGTCCTCGGACATCGTCAAGGTGCACTACCGGGGCACCCTCACCGACGGCAAGGAGTTCGACAGCTCCTTCAAGCGCGGCGAGCCCGCCACCTTCCCGCTCAACGGCGTGATCCGCTGCTGGACCGAGGGTGTTCAGAAGATGAAGGTCGGCGGCAAGGCCCGCCTCGTGTGCCCGTCGGAGCTGGCCTACGGCGATCGCGGCGCTCCGCCGGACATCCCGGGTGGTGCCACGCTCGTGTTCGAGGTGGAGCTGCTGGACGTCACCCCGGGCATGGCTCCTCCCACCCCCGTGATTCCGCAGAACACCCCGGGCGTCCCGCCCCCGGGCAAGTCGGCCACGCCCCCCACGGGCCTGGGCGCCAAGATGAGCCAGCCGAAGCAGGAGACGCCTCCGCCGACCAAGTAG
- a CDS encoding GlsB/YeaQ/YmgE family stress response membrane protein encodes MFSLCTLAVSGFVVGMIARFIMPGHQHIGIIRTALLGIGGSFVGGFLSALIFGGNWRHPSPSGWIGSVIGSVVLLILSEALFSRRR; translated from the coding sequence ATGTTTTCACTGTGCACCCTGGCCGTCTCGGGCTTCGTCGTCGGCATGATCGCCCGCTTCATCATGCCGGGCCATCAGCACATCGGAATCATCCGCACCGCCCTCCTGGGCATCGGCGGCTCCTTCGTCGGCGGCTTCCTCAGCGCCCTCATCTTCGGCGGCAACTGGCGCCACCCCAGCCCCTCCGGATGGATCGGCTCCGTCATCGGCTCCGTCGTCCTCCTCATCCTCTCCGAGGCGCTGTTCTCCCGTCGGCGCTAG
- a CDS encoding M1 family metallopeptidase gives MTTASALRPFAWALLPLLWTSCATTAPASESVTPAAQAAPAPVADPKPPELRLPKNVRPVRYAVELTVVPTQDTFQGKMDIELEVAEATSLIWLNATELKVSSAQLSAGGNTVAARSVPGGADFVGFAFDKPVAPGAARLSVSYEGVIDKERTQGLYREKEKDTWYAYTVFEPVDARRVFPCFDEPHYKVPWRLSLRVRAGDVALANAPVESQGTPAADGMKLVTFAETPPFPSYLIAFVVGPFDVVDAGTFGRAKTPLRFIVPQGRREELAYALKSTARLVTALEDYFDMPYPFTKLDVAVVPRYRGTMEHPGLVAIGQPLALISPKEETLERRQWYDRTTLHELAHYWFGDLVTMEWWDDLWLNESSASWLEAKLIDKLEPSWKEPEDRLGEQLFALQTDGLASSHPIRQSITSRTDFESAFDNSITYFKGSSVLGMFESWMGEETFRRGLQRYMRQYAGKTTTAKELLAALSAESGRDVAAAMSTFLDQPGAPVVSVDLQCDKGQAPRLKLSQTRFFANKPQGTPPAQHWQIPICVRYGGTGPQGRACTLLTEPTGELVLSEAKACPTWVFANEDARGYYRVAYSEPLRQQLVKANLKPLTPRERGAMLADLRSFASAGQFPVAEALAMAPGLLKEQDRASTEAGVAMLSLLRPDVLPDAWMPHYERVLQKLVVPRAKALGWKDRPGEDEDTRKLRNQLLWFATLYGKDPSLLAEARTLAKAWLEDPSVVSPDRVGTLLSSAASVGDRAFFDALVSKARKEQQPEKRGMLFYALGNFRDPALVREALGLMMDGTFPLRDSWGLLFGVINKRQTRPIGYAFLKENFDKLTAGLGASEAQGLFNVPGFFCDKAARDDAQAFFTPRASHVDGAPLVLTRSLERADLCISAWERDQAAITGFLKRY, from the coding sequence ATGACGACTGCCTCTGCGCTTCGGCCGTTCGCGTGGGCCTTGCTGCCCTTGTTGTGGACCTCGTGTGCCACCACGGCACCTGCCTCTGAGTCTGTGACTCCCGCCGCGCAGGCGGCTCCCGCTCCGGTTGCGGACCCCAAGCCTCCCGAGCTGCGCCTGCCCAAGAACGTGCGCCCGGTGCGCTACGCCGTCGAGCTCACCGTCGTCCCCACCCAGGACACCTTCCAGGGGAAGATGGACATCGAGTTGGAGGTGGCGGAAGCCACTTCGCTCATCTGGCTCAACGCCACCGAGCTGAAGGTCTCCTCCGCGCAGCTCTCCGCCGGTGGCAACACCGTGGCCGCGCGCAGCGTGCCCGGAGGCGCGGACTTCGTCGGCTTTGCCTTCGACAAGCCCGTGGCGCCGGGGGCCGCGCGGCTCTCGGTCTCCTACGAGGGTGTCATCGACAAGGAGCGCACCCAGGGCCTCTACCGTGAGAAGGAGAAGGACACCTGGTACGCCTACACCGTCTTCGAGCCCGTGGACGCCCGCCGCGTCTTCCCGTGCTTCGATGAGCCCCACTACAAGGTGCCCTGGCGCCTGAGCCTCCGCGTGCGTGCCGGGGACGTGGCGCTGGCCAATGCGCCCGTCGAGTCCCAGGGCACTCCGGCCGCGGATGGCATGAAGCTCGTCACCTTCGCGGAGACGCCGCCGTTCCCCAGCTACCTCATCGCCTTCGTCGTTGGCCCCTTCGACGTGGTGGATGCGGGCACCTTCGGCCGAGCCAAGACGCCGCTGCGCTTCATCGTCCCCCAGGGCCGCCGCGAGGAGCTGGCCTACGCCCTGAAGTCCACCGCGCGCCTCGTCACCGCGCTCGAGGACTACTTCGACATGCCGTACCCCTTCACCAAGCTCGATGTCGCCGTGGTGCCGCGCTACCGCGGGACCATGGAGCACCCGGGCCTCGTGGCCATTGGACAGCCGCTCGCGCTCATTTCGCCCAAGGAGGAGACGCTCGAGCGGCGCCAGTGGTACGACCGCACCACCCTCCACGAGCTGGCTCACTACTGGTTCGGAGACCTCGTCACCATGGAGTGGTGGGACGATCTCTGGCTCAACGAGTCCTCCGCCTCGTGGCTCGAGGCCAAGCTCATCGACAAGCTGGAGCCCTCGTGGAAGGAGCCCGAGGATCGCCTGGGCGAGCAGCTCTTTGCCCTGCAGACGGATGGGCTCGCCTCCTCGCATCCCATCCGCCAGTCCATCACCTCGCGCACGGACTTCGAGAGCGCCTTCGACAACTCCATCACCTACTTCAAGGGCTCGTCCGTGCTCGGCATGTTCGAGTCCTGGATGGGCGAGGAGACGTTCCGGCGCGGGCTCCAGCGCTACATGCGCCAGTACGCGGGGAAGACCACCACCGCCAAGGAGCTGCTCGCTGCCCTCAGCGCCGAGTCCGGACGCGATGTGGCCGCCGCGATGAGCACGTTCCTCGATCAGCCGGGCGCGCCGGTCGTCTCCGTGGACCTGCAGTGTGACAAGGGCCAGGCTCCGCGCCTGAAGCTCTCGCAGACGCGCTTCTTCGCCAACAAGCCGCAGGGGACGCCTCCGGCGCAGCACTGGCAGATTCCCATCTGTGTCCGCTACGGCGGCACCGGGCCGCAGGGCCGTGCGTGCACGTTGCTCACCGAGCCCACGGGCGAGCTCGTGCTGTCCGAGGCCAAGGCCTGCCCCACCTGGGTCTTCGCCAACGAGGACGCGCGGGGGTACTACCGCGTGGCTTACAGCGAGCCGCTGCGGCAGCAGTTGGTGAAGGCGAACCTGAAGCCGCTCACGCCGCGCGAGCGTGGGGCGATGCTCGCGGACCTGCGGAGCTTCGCCAGCGCGGGCCAGTTCCCGGTGGCCGAGGCGCTTGCCATGGCGCCAGGCCTGTTGAAGGAGCAGGACCGGGCCTCCACCGAGGCGGGCGTGGCGATGCTGAGCCTCCTGCGCCCGGACGTGCTGCCGGACGCGTGGATGCCTCACTATGAGCGGGTGCTACAGAAGCTGGTGGTGCCTCGGGCGAAAGCCCTCGGGTGGAAGGACCGTCCTGGGGAGGACGAGGACACGCGGAAGCTGCGAAACCAGTTGCTGTGGTTTGCCACGCTCTACGGCAAGGATCCCTCGCTCCTGGCTGAGGCTCGCACGCTGGCGAAGGCGTGGCTGGAGGATCCCTCGGTGGTGTCGCCGGACCGGGTGGGCACCCTGCTGTCGTCGGCGGCCTCCGTGGGGGATCGGGCCTTCTTCGACGCCCTGGTGAGCAAGGCTCGCAAAGAGCAGCAGCCCGAGAAGCGGGGGATGCTGTTCTATGCGCTGGGGAACTTCCGGGATCCGGCGCTCGTGCGTGAGGCGCTGGGGCTGATGATGGATGGGACGTTCCCGCTCCGGGACAGCTGGGGCCTGCTGTTTGGAGTGATCAACAAGCGGCAGACGCGGCCCATCGGGTACGCCTTCTTGAAGGAGAACTTCGACAAGCTCACCGCGGGCCTGGGGGCCTCGGAGGCGCAGGGCCTGTTCAACGTGCCGGGCTTCTTCTGCGACAAGGCCGCACGGGATGACGCCCAGGCCTTCTTCACGCCTCGCGCCAGCCACGTGGATGGGGCGCCGCTGGTACTCACCCGCTCGCTAGAGCGCGCGGACCTGTGTATCTCCGCGTGGGAGCGCGACCAGGCGGCCATCACCGGCTTCCTGAAGCGCTACTGA
- a CDS encoding CARDB domain-containing protein codes for MRATRQQGWWVTLLMASAVAGCSRGAPGPAELFLDSVVGAVATSGKPDLWVSSVVGPSSATPGSASFVTVTACNQGAGRVDSEVKLYLSGDSSLSSEDFVVGRAPTGLLHPKQCATLHVQARVPAQGSEGLWYLGAVIDSEDTVSEVSETNNGRVGNRVAIGSGAELVVARVRAPASLSPSARFETEVEVCNEGTESASADVEVYVSEDPVLTAEDVKVGTGSAGLLREGQCRTLKIPSLEGAPRGQWYVAAWVDRAEAVPELVEGNNTQVGARTVVDDGPDFTVVSVSGPAALPSGSSEPVSFTATVCNQGNVAAAAQVEAYLSTDSVLTAADVRVGGATVETLAPGKCAPVRIEGPASVSPGLWYLTAWVDRENAVAERVEGNNTRFGNRVPAGSAPDLVVAEVSGPVSVAVAQPVRATATVCNQGTSASPESAVAFFLSLDASITAVDTLLGSTQVPELEAGACAPVELTGLAQVAEGSWYVGAAVDADHRVVELSESNNARAGHVLGVGEGADLYVSELVAPEYLSDVQTFTGQVTVCNQGTRASQGEARVSLFLSADAAITASDRLIGDVSLAPLGMGECTTVTVVGSEKLPAGTWYLGAIADVEGREPELLKDNNIRVGGSVAVGSTLAMLHGPANGRQGPALVASRVTHP; via the coding sequence ATGAGGGCCACGCGTCAACAGGGCTGGTGGGTGACCCTGCTGATGGCCAGCGCGGTGGCGGGGTGCTCGCGCGGTGCCCCGGGCCCGGCGGAGCTCTTCCTGGACTCGGTGGTGGGCGCGGTCGCCACGTCGGGTAAGCCGGACCTGTGGGTGTCCTCGGTGGTGGGGCCTTCGAGCGCCACGCCGGGCAGCGCGTCCTTCGTCACGGTGACGGCGTGCAACCAGGGCGCGGGCCGCGTGGACTCCGAGGTGAAGCTGTACCTGTCCGGGGACTCGAGCCTCTCCTCCGAGGACTTCGTGGTGGGCCGCGCGCCGACGGGGCTGCTGCACCCGAAGCAGTGCGCCACGCTGCACGTGCAGGCGCGCGTTCCGGCGCAGGGCTCCGAGGGGCTCTGGTACCTGGGCGCCGTCATCGACTCCGAGGACACCGTGAGCGAGGTGTCCGAGACGAACAACGGCCGCGTGGGCAACCGGGTGGCGATCGGCTCGGGCGCGGAGCTGGTGGTGGCTCGGGTGCGCGCGCCGGCGAGTCTCTCTCCCTCCGCCCGGTTCGAGACGGAGGTCGAGGTGTGCAACGAGGGCACGGAGAGCGCCTCGGCGGACGTGGAGGTCTACGTGTCCGAGGACCCGGTGCTCACCGCCGAGGACGTGAAGGTGGGCACTGGCTCGGCGGGCCTGCTGCGCGAGGGCCAGTGCCGGACGCTGAAGATTCCCTCTCTGGAGGGGGCTCCTCGGGGGCAGTGGTACGTGGCCGCGTGGGTGGACCGCGCCGAGGCCGTGCCGGAGCTGGTGGAGGGCAACAACACGCAGGTGGGTGCGCGGACGGTGGTGGACGATGGGCCGGACTTCACGGTGGTCTCGGTGAGTGGCCCGGCTGCGCTCCCGAGTGGCTCGTCCGAGCCCGTGAGCTTCACCGCCACCGTGTGCAACCAGGGCAACGTGGCGGCGGCGGCGCAGGTGGAGGCGTACCTGTCGACGGACTCGGTGCTGACGGCCGCGGATGTCCGGGTGGGCGGTGCGACGGTCGAGACGCTGGCGCCGGGGAAGTGTGCTCCTGTTCGCATCGAGGGCCCGGCGAGTGTGAGCCCGGGGCTCTGGTACCTGACGGCGTGGGTGGATCGCGAGAACGCGGTGGCGGAGCGGGTGGAGGGCAACAACACGCGGTTCGGCAACCGGGTACCCGCAGGCAGCGCGCCCGACCTGGTGGTGGCGGAGGTGAGCGGTCCGGTGAGCGTGGCGGTGGCTCAGCCGGTGCGCGCCACCGCCACGGTGTGCAACCAGGGGACGTCCGCGAGCCCTGAGTCGGCGGTGGCCTTCTTCCTGTCTCTGGACGCGTCCATCACGGCGGTGGACACGTTGCTGGGCAGCACGCAGGTGCCCGAGCTTGAGGCGGGAGCGTGCGCGCCGGTGGAGCTGACGGGGCTGGCCCAGGTGGCGGAGGGCTCCTGGTACGTGGGCGCCGCTGTGGACGCGGACCACCGCGTGGTGGAGCTGTCGGAGAGCAACAACGCCCGGGCGGGCCACGTGCTGGGCGTGGGGGAGGGCGCGGACCTGTATGTCTCGGAGCTCGTGGCGCCGGAGTACCTCTCGGATGTGCAGACCTTCACGGGCCAGGTGACGGTGTGCAACCAGGGCACGCGGGCGAGCCAGGGGGAGGCGCGGGTGAGCCTCTTCCTCTCGGCGGATGCGGCCATCACCGCTTCGGATCGGCTCATTGGGGATGTGAGCCTGGCTCCTCTAGGGATGGGGGAGTGCACGACGGTGACTGTGGTTGGGAGTGAGAAGCTCCCCGCAGGCACGTGGTACCTGGGCGCCATCGCCGACGTGGAGGGCCGCGAGCCCGAGCTGCTCAAGGACAACAACATCCGCGTGGGTGGCTCGGTGGCCGTGGGCTCCACGCTCGCGATGCTCCACGGGCCTGCGAACGGGCGGCAGGGCCCGGCGCTCGTGGCCTCTCGCGTCACGCACCCCTGA
- a CDS encoding ATP-binding domain-containing protein, with product MNEPKEALSAQALALIAEEEALLGRVHSALQATAARQQALRGQPRSALLERLTELRDEATSAVESDLPALFQQIDNTRAVLERDASAKLPEPSTPYFAHLRLKRHEGTSQEYLLGRTTFTDAQAGVRIIDWRYAPIARVFYGYAEGDDYEEWFGDRLSEGVVEARRLLVIERGVLTRIRAGSLHLERTAQGDWREVSATSVLSGGAGTAVRAGSLGVGTGEEGRAARFDVTAQLDAEQFEALQTAANEPLLVLGSAGSGKTTVALHRLSKITFELRAASLPSKMKVIVPEEGLARLSKRLLAPLELRNVSVETLDTWAYATACTAFGMKTIPLSSDKPALAARLKRHPALKPVLERQLGKRKTKDPSFKILRKRLAEVLTDRTALAEVIAASQGDLPTPAIDDTVRHTMLQLATPLAKELEGYHPEALATIDGLSVEDSTPDALAGTVDAEDLPLLLYLKLKYSELGTDPLAHAVLDEAEDFSLFELSVVAQQLGKTRSCTLAGDEMQQTTTSFAGWPAALAELGVKDAATVRLSVSYRCPRPVIELARHVLGPLAPESPPKNARDGVPVGFHHFPEEAQAWLFVRDSLKDLLEREPKASVAVIASSPEAARAFHKVVDDMSGVRLVLEGDFSFEPGVDVTDVESIKGLEFDYVILPDATARSWPQTDEARRKLHVAITRASHQLWVISSGVRSRLLPAPQS from the coding sequence ATGAACGAGCCGAAGGAAGCACTCTCTGCGCAGGCTCTGGCCCTCATCGCGGAGGAAGAGGCGTTGCTAGGGCGCGTGCACTCCGCGCTCCAGGCGACGGCGGCGCGCCAGCAGGCGCTCAGGGGCCAGCCACGCAGCGCCCTGCTCGAGCGCCTCACGGAGCTGCGAGACGAGGCCACCAGCGCCGTCGAGAGCGACCTGCCGGCCTTGTTCCAGCAGATCGACAACACGCGCGCGGTGCTCGAGCGCGACGCGAGCGCGAAGCTCCCCGAGCCCTCCACGCCCTACTTCGCCCACCTGCGCCTCAAGCGCCACGAGGGCACCTCGCAAGAGTACCTGCTGGGGCGCACCACCTTCACGGATGCGCAGGCGGGTGTGCGCATCATCGACTGGCGCTACGCCCCCATCGCCCGTGTCTTCTACGGCTACGCGGAAGGCGACGACTACGAGGAGTGGTTCGGCGACCGGCTCTCCGAGGGCGTCGTCGAGGCCCGGCGGCTGCTGGTGATTGAGCGCGGTGTGCTGACCCGCATCCGCGCGGGCTCGCTCCACTTGGAGCGGACCGCCCAGGGCGACTGGCGCGAGGTGAGCGCCACCTCCGTGCTCTCGGGCGGAGCAGGCACGGCCGTGCGAGCGGGCAGCCTCGGCGTGGGCACCGGCGAGGAAGGCCGCGCGGCCCGGTTCGATGTCACGGCCCAGCTCGACGCCGAGCAGTTCGAGGCGCTCCAGACGGCCGCGAATGAGCCGCTGCTGGTGCTCGGGAGCGCGGGCAGCGGGAAGACCACCGTGGCCTTGCACCGCCTGTCGAAGATCACCTTCGAGCTGCGCGCGGCCTCGCTGCCCTCGAAGATGAAGGTCATTGTCCCCGAGGAGGGCTTGGCGCGGCTGTCCAAGCGTCTGCTCGCGCCCCTGGAGCTGCGCAACGTCTCCGTGGAGACGCTGGACACCTGGGCCTACGCCACCGCGTGCACGGCGTTCGGGATGAAGACCATTCCCCTGTCCTCGGACAAACCGGCCCTCGCCGCGCGGCTCAAGCGCCACCCGGCGCTGAAGCCGGTGCTGGAGCGCCAGCTCGGGAAGCGGAAGACGAAGGACCCGTCCTTCAAGATCCTGCGCAAGCGACTGGCGGAGGTGCTCACGGACCGGACCGCGCTCGCCGAAGTCATAGCCGCCTCGCAGGGTGACCTGCCCACGCCCGCCATCGACGATACGGTGCGGCACACCATGCTCCAGCTCGCCACGCCGCTCGCGAAGGAGCTGGAGGGCTACCACCCGGAGGCGCTGGCGACGATCGACGGACTCTCGGTGGAGGACTCCACGCCGGACGCGCTCGCGGGCACCGTGGACGCGGAGGACCTGCCGCTGCTGCTCTACCTCAAGCTGAAGTACAGCGAGCTCGGCACGGATCCGCTGGCGCACGCCGTGCTGGACGAGGCCGAGGACTTCTCGCTCTTCGAGCTGTCCGTGGTGGCGCAGCAGCTCGGCAAGACGCGCAGCTGCACGCTGGCGGGCGACGAGATGCAGCAGACCACCACGAGCTTCGCCGGCTGGCCTGCTGCCCTGGCGGAGCTGGGAGTCAAAGACGCGGCGACGGTGCGGCTCTCGGTGTCCTACCGCTGCCCGCGTCCGGTCATCGAGCTGGCGCGGCACGTGCTGGGCCCGCTGGCGCCCGAGTCCCCACCGAAGAACGCTCGCGACGGAGTCCCGGTGGGCTTCCACCACTTCCCGGAGGAGGCCCAGGCGTGGCTCTTCGTCCGGGACTCGCTGAAGGACTTGCTGGAGCGGGAGCCGAAGGCCTCGGTGGCCGTCATCGCCAGCAGCCCGGAGGCGGCGCGCGCCTTCCACAAGGTGGTGGACGACATGTCGGGGGTGCGGCTGGTGCTGGAGGGAGACTTCTCCTTCGAGCCGGGCGTGGACGTCACGGACGTGGAGAGCATCAAGGGGCTCGAGTTCGACTACGTCATCCTCCCGGACGCGACCGCGCGCTCCTGGCCGCAGACGGACGAGGCCCGCCGCAAGCTCCACGTGGCCATCACCCGCGCCTCGCACCAGCTCTGGGTCATCTCCTCGGGTGTCCGCTCGCGGCTTCTGCCTGCGCCCCAGAGCTAG
- a CDS encoding alpha/beta fold hydrolase — MAATNLLPGITSSKLATPRLGTHVLSSGTPGGEPILFIHGNVSSGRFYEELMAAMPPRYRCLAPDLRGYGGSDRAPIDATRGMRDFSDDVAALLRHPGVLPPGRKAHLVGWSAGGGVAMQLTIDHPELVASLVLMAPVSPYGFGGTKGLDGTPCWPDFAGCGGGGANPEFVKRIAAGDMSAESPFSPRNVMNQFYFKPPFRVPREREDVFVSEMIKMAVSDGTYPGNMQPSQHWPGVAPGALGMNNALSGRYCNLTNLIDVSPRPPILWIRGAEDQIVSDASLFDFGMLGKLGLVPGWPGESVFPPQPMVSQTRAVFDQYRARGGAVREEVFPGVGHSPHLEAPEKFRSTLLGFLESVAV, encoded by the coding sequence ATGGCCGCCACGAACCTCTTGCCGGGAATCACATCCTCGAAGCTCGCCACCCCGCGCCTCGGCACCCATGTCCTGTCGAGCGGCACGCCCGGTGGCGAGCCCATCCTCTTCATCCACGGCAACGTCTCCTCCGGCCGCTTCTACGAGGAGCTCATGGCCGCCATGCCTCCGCGCTACCGGTGTCTGGCGCCGGACCTGCGCGGCTACGGCGGCTCGGACCGCGCGCCCATCGACGCGACGCGCGGGATGCGCGACTTCTCCGATGACGTCGCCGCGCTCCTGCGCCACCCGGGGGTGCTGCCGCCGGGCCGCAAGGCGCACCTCGTCGGCTGGTCCGCGGGAGGGGGCGTGGCGATGCAGCTCACCATCGATCACCCGGAGCTCGTCGCCTCGCTGGTGCTGATGGCGCCAGTGTCTCCCTATGGCTTCGGTGGCACGAAGGGTCTGGACGGAACACCGTGCTGGCCGGACTTCGCGGGCTGCGGAGGCGGCGGAGCCAACCCGGAGTTCGTCAAGCGGATCGCCGCCGGAGACATGTCCGCGGAGAGCCCCTTCTCTCCGCGCAACGTGATGAACCAGTTCTACTTCAAGCCTCCTTTCCGAGTGCCCCGCGAGCGAGAGGACGTGTTCGTCTCGGAGATGATCAAGATGGCCGTGAGCGACGGCACGTATCCGGGCAACATGCAGCCCTCGCAGCACTGGCCGGGTGTGGCGCCGGGTGCACTCGGGATGAACAACGCGCTCTCCGGCCGCTACTGCAATCTCACGAACCTCATCGACGTGTCCCCTCGCCCGCCCATCCTGTGGATCCGAGGCGCGGAAGATCAGATCGTCTCGGACGCCTCGCTCTTCGACTTCGGCATGCTCGGCAAGCTGGGGCTGGTGCCAGGGTGGCCGGGCGAGAGCGTGTTCCCTCCGCAGCCGATGGTCTCTCAGACCCGCGCTGTGTTCGATCAGTACCGCGCGCGAGGCGGCGCCGTGCGCGAGGAAGTGTTCCCAGGCGTGGGCCACTCACCGCATCTCGAGGCACCGGAGAAGTTCCGCTCCACACTCCTGGGTTTCCTGGAGAGCGTGGCTGTCTGA
- a CDS encoding AgmX/PglI C-terminal domain-containing protein, which yields MGNSPPVLDGLSELELDAIVSQLRTDKNLAVAPVPAASERLGAVTEQRLRLTASGRLSVPESEAARDEAALQAWHIALGERVVGPLQVSALRAHWERGELGPDSLCWRKGFEGWQRVCQVPGLAECLAPRTATAPSSPEELVPDPNADALDFPLKGAEALRILAEEIPPPLPSRQPEVPPPVLEEEPVTAPMLEPEPPTVPEALQAQAAAGVHPILNAQPPTQVEVRVRGGGWLALSGGIVGGMLVALAMWLLGLSATWGQSSRGTSLQDSTSATASTPAATANTPTPSVPAALKPEAMGLVPSTGTNPAGTPALSASTAGVPAVASGSLHAPTLGTFSGLGSATASLKPTPVPAPLSKPTVQKSDSTETLKQAASPTRQVTFDEPPMPKRAKAEVSALASRTGDARGATQQDAVEEDDSDDLGLDKEFERELSDPAKRAVPAKRTVYIPPDPKPLEAPASLAQSDIFSVVVSNKGDITECVSAQKLQSDESTRRVVMRWTILPSGKVTDVDTETRAYQGTPLALCLEGRIRAWTFPKHQEQGSPVRFPFVF from the coding sequence ATGGGGAATTCTCCACCGGTGCTCGATGGCCTGTCGGAGTTGGAGCTCGACGCCATCGTCAGTCAGCTCAGAACCGACAAGAACCTCGCCGTTGCTCCTGTCCCCGCCGCCAGCGAGCGTCTGGGCGCAGTGACCGAGCAGCGCCTGCGGTTGACCGCTTCTGGACGGCTGAGCGTCCCCGAGTCCGAGGCGGCACGAGACGAGGCCGCGCTCCAGGCCTGGCACATCGCGCTGGGTGAGCGCGTCGTCGGCCCGCTGCAGGTCTCCGCGCTGCGCGCCCACTGGGAGCGCGGCGAGCTGGGCCCGGACTCGCTCTGCTGGCGCAAGGGCTTCGAGGGGTGGCAGCGCGTGTGCCAGGTCCCTGGCTTGGCGGAGTGCCTCGCCCCGCGGACGGCCACGGCGCCGTCCTCGCCGGAGGAGCTGGTGCCTGATCCGAATGCGGATGCGCTGGACTTCCCGCTGAAGGGCGCGGAGGCGCTGCGCATCCTGGCGGAGGAGATTCCGCCTCCACTTCCTTCTCGGCAGCCCGAGGTTCCGCCTCCCGTGCTGGAGGAGGAGCCCGTCACGGCTCCCATGCTGGAGCCGGAGCCGCCCACCGTGCCGGAGGCGTTGCAAGCCCAGGCTGCCGCGGGGGTGCACCCCATCCTCAACGCTCAGCCGCCCACCCAGGTAGAGGTGCGCGTGCGCGGCGGCGGGTGGCTCGCGCTCAGCGGGGGCATCGTCGGCGGAATGCTCGTAGCCCTCGCCATGTGGCTGCTGGGCCTGTCGGCCACGTGGGGGCAGTCCTCGCGCGGCACTTCCCTTCAGGACTCAACGTCGGCCACGGCTTCCACGCCTGCGGCCACGGCCAACACTCCGACGCCCTCTGTGCCGGCGGCTCTCAAGCCGGAGGCCATGGGCCTGGTGCCGTCCACGGGGACGAACCCGGCTGGCACGCCGGCTCTGAGCGCTAGCACGGCGGGTGTCCCTGCTGTGGCTTCGGGCTCGCTCCATGCGCCCACGCTCGGAACGTTCTCTGGGCTTGGCAGTGCCACGGCCTCGTTGAAGCCCACGCCGGTGCCGGCCCCGCTCTCGAAGCCCACCGTCCAGAAGAGTGACTCCACCGAGACTTTGAAGCAGGCCGCCTCGCCCACGCGCCAGGTGACGTTCGATGAGCCGCCCATGCCGAAGCGGGCGAAGGCAGAGGTGTCCGCTCTGGCGAGCCGCACGGGCGATGCGCGCGGGGCGACCCAGCAGGATGCAGTGGAAGAGGACGACAGCGACGACCTGGGCCTGGACAAGGAGTTCGAGCGGGAGCTCAGCGACCCGGCGAAGCGCGCCGTGCCCGCGAAGCGGACGGTGTACATCCCTCCGGATCCGAAGCCCCTGGAGGCTCCGGCCTCGCTGGCGCAGTCGGACATCTTCTCCGTCGTGGTCTCAAACAAGGGCGACATCACCGAGTGCGTGAGCGCGCAGAAGCTCCAATCCGACGAGAGCACCCGGCGCGTGGTGATGCGCTGGACCATCCTCCCCAGCGGCAAGGTGACGGACGTGGACACCGAGACCCGGGCGTACCAGGGCACGCCGCTGGCGCTGTGCCTCGAGGGGAGGATCCGCGCGTGGACCTTCCCCAAGCACCAGGAGCAGGGCAGCCCGGTCCGCTTCCCGTTCGTCTTCTAG